TAACCTTTAGCATTAACCAAAAAAGCCTTCCCTGGTACTATGATGGTGAGCAGCCTCACTTAAAGAAAGCTATTCATCAGATAGTTGACCAATTATCCAGCCAGGGTATCATATTTTATAAATGGCTGCCTTATGAAAAGGGCAACCTGTTAGATTGTGTGTGGCTAAACCTTGAAAAGATAGAGCTAGCTTATAAAGCAGTTGTAAGAATTCCCAAAAGAGATCAGGTAAGGGAGGCAGTACTGGAATTAGAAGATATGCTGTCTGTTATCAAGCTTAGGTGGCTTAGGGATTTCATAATGGACTGCCTTGAAGAGTTAAAAGAGAAACAGAACTTTCCCTTGCTGCTCCCATTGCAAAAAGTACAAAGGGATTTGTTATTTAGAACCTTTAAAGGCCTGGAAGATAAAAATGATGCAGTTATTTTGGAGAGGATATTTAGTATTAAATATCTTGGTCATAGTAAAGCTTTTCAAAAGGAAGTAAAGAGGCTCTTAACAAAGATAGCAAATCAATATTTAATTAAAAGTCCTGACTACACTGAGGACGAGATAATTGCGGAATTAGGTATTGAGAAGAATTCAGAAGAAATACTGGTATGGGGTCCAATAAGCTTGCAATATGGTGACACCATAATTGATTACTCAAAGATTCCCTTTGGTGGTGTTATTGATGCCAAGTATTTGCAGGACATTAGCATTTCCATGACCAATGTTTCAAAGGTAATCACCGTGGAAAACAAAACAAATTTTCATTACATGGTTGCTCAAGGGGATGATGAAGCTTCAAGAAATTCTCAACTCTTGATATATGTTGGTGGATTTCCAGGCCCAAAAAAAAGACAGCTTTTAGAAAAGCTGTATAATATGAACCCAGCTATTTCCTTTTATCACTGGGGAGATATTGATTTGGGAGGATTCAAGATATTTAATATATTAAGTAAGGTAATACCAATATTAGAACCTCTTTTCATGGATGAGGATACCCTGTTGAAATATAAGGATTATTGTGATGAAATAGACAATAGATATATAAAACAGTTGGAGATACTAATGAAAAATGAGAACTATAAAACATTCTGGCCAGTTATTAAAATAATGATAAGAAAAAAGATTCGTCTAGAACAGGAAGCCCTCTTAACTGAGGATAAGCTGGGAATCTAGGTTACAAAAGATTCCAAGAGTAAATAATAAGATAATCTACATGTACCCATATATTTTACGAATGTGGCCATCACACGCAGGTACTCTAAAAAATTCTAAAGGAGAATTAGTATGGAAAAGGTGTTTGTAAGACAGCTTGTACGGGACACTAGTAGATATGCCAATAAAGAAGTGAGGCTTGAGGGTTGGATAAGAAGCAACAGGGATCAAAAATCCTTTGGATTTATCTCTTTAAATGACGGTACTCATTTCAATACTATACAAGTAGTGTATGAAAAGAATATGCTGTCTAATTATGATGAGGTGGCAAGGTTGAGGGTGGGCTCAGCTGTGCAGGTTAAGGGGTTATTGGCAGAAACTCCCCAGGCTAAACAGCCTTTTGAAATCAAGGCTGCAGAAATAATCTTAGAGGGCGATTCACCTGAGGACTATCCTATACAACCCAAAAGACATACCAGGGAGTTTTTACGAGAGGTGGCACACCTGCGTCCCAGGACTAATCTCTTTACAGCTGTATTTAGGGTAAGATCAATTCTTGCTTTTGCTGTCCATAGATTCTTCCAGGAAAAAGGTTTTATCTATGTTAACTCACCAATTATTACAGCAAGTGATGCCGAGGGTGCTGGGGAAATGTTCAGGGTCACTACTTTAGATCCAAAAAAACCACCCCTTACAGAGGATGGGCAGGTAGATTTTTCAAAGGATTTTTTTGCAAGGAAAACAAATCTGACAGTTAGCGGCCAGTTAGAAGCAGAAGTTTTTGCCCTGGCCTTTAGAGACGTATACACCTTTGGCCCGACCTTTAGGGCTGAAAACTCAAATACAGCCAGACATGCAGCAGAGTTCTGGATGATAGAACCTGAAATTGCCTTTGCTGACCTGCAGGATAACATGCGATTAGCAGAGGAAATGATGAAATACATAATTTCTTATGTTTTAGAAAATGCCAGGGAAGAAATGGAATTTTTTAATGAATTTGTGGAAAAGGGTTTAAAAGAAAAATTACAAAAGATAATAAACTCGGAGTTTGCACAAATCTCCTATGGAGAGGCTATAAAAATTCTTCAAGAATCAGAACAGGAATTTGAATATCCTGCAGAATGGGGCAAGGATTTACAAACTGAACATGAAAGATACCTGACAGAAATGGCATTTAAAAAGCCTGTCTTTGTAATAAACTATCCAAAGGAGATCAAGGCATTTTATATGCGGCTTAATGATGATGGGAAAACTGTTGCTGCAATGGACCTTCTAGTTCCAGGAGTGGGTGAAATAATTGGCGGCAGTCAAAGAGAAGAGAGATTAGAAGTATTAGAAAATAGAATGAAAGAATTTAATATTGAAAAAGAAGAGCTGTGGTGGTATCTGGACCTGAGAAAATATGGAGGAGTGAAGCATGCTGGTTTTGGGTTAGGATTTGAAAGGGCTTTAATGTATATAACAGGAGTAAGCAACATTAGAGATGTTGTGCCATTTCCAAGAACAGTAAAATCCTGTCACTTTTAATGAAATTGGTTTTTAAAGACTACATACAAAAAATCTAAGATGTGGTATTATAATGTTGTTTTTAATGAAACAGACAAGGCATAGGAAGTGATTAAATTGACAAGCAGCAATGTAACTCGTCTGGAAATGGACGGTAGAGAAATAATCCTTATAGGCACAGCCCATGTTTCCAAAAAAAGTGCTGATGAGGTTGAAGAAATAATACAGCAGGAGCAGCCTGATACAGTTTGTGTAGAACTATGCCAGGCTAGATACCAGGGCATTACGGACGCCGACAGATGGAAAAATACAGATATAGTCAAGATTATTAAGGAAGGAAAGGCCTTAATACTGTTGATTAACTTAATATTGTCATCATATCAGAAGAGATTAGCAAGGCAGTTTGGTATTCAGCCAGGGCAGGAGATGATTCAGGGGATTAAATCTGCCCAGGAGATAGGAGCCACCCTTTGCCTGGCTGACCGGGATCTTCATACTACCATGCGACGGCTTTGGAGAAGATTAGGCTTCATAGGAAAGATGAAGCTTTTCTTTCAGCTTATGATGAGCATGTTTGTTAATGAGGAAATTAGTGAAGAAGAATTAGAGAAAATGAAGAGCCAGGATATGCTAACCTCTGCATTAGATGAATTATCCAAGTCCTTTCCAGAATTCAAATCCATTGTCATTGACGAAAGGGACAAGTATCTAGCACAGAAAATAAAGGATGCACCAGGAAGCAAAATTGTTGCAGTATTAGGAGCAGGCCATGTACCAGGTATTAAAGATGAATTGTTTAAAGATAATGATTTAGAGGATCTTTCTAAGGTTCCACCCCCTTCCAAAGTAATGAAGGTAATAGCATGGAGCATACCTGTTATAATTATTGCCATAATTGCTTCTACCTTTTCTGTTGACAGGTCCGCAGGGGTCGATCAAATGATTAGCTGGATTCTTTGGAATGGTTCATTAGGTGCTTTAGGTACTCTCCTAGCCTTCGGGCATCCATTTTCCATTCTAACTGCTTTTGTTGTAGCACCCATTAGCTCTCTTAGCCCCCTCTTGGCGGCAGGCTGGTTTGCTGGTCTAACTGAAGCCCTGGTAAGGAAACCAAGTGTTAAAGATTTTGAGAGTTTATCTGAGGATGTACACTCTATAAAGGGCTTTTGGCGCAATAAGGTAACTCATATTCTTTTAGTAGTTGTCTTTGCTAACCTAGGCAGTACTCTTGGTACTGTAATTGGCGGAGCAGATGTTATAAGACATTTTATTAATACATTCTTTGGTTAATTAACTAAAGAATGTATTTTTCCTTTACACTATCAGAAAGTATAAGTTCCACAAGGTAGATAGTATTCACAAAGACTAAGGCTTCCGCCGACGTCAGAAGACTTGGCGCCCTAAAGGACTGGTATTTCTACGCATTAAAAATGCTAGAACTACTGGCGCAAGCCAAGTTTTGTTTTATATAAAAATTTAGCATATTCCAAAAGGTTTACATATGACTTATGTATGGTGTTCATATCATATGCCTTGTAAAAAGAGACCTTACTTGATAAACAGTTGTTTTCAATAAACCATAAATGGTCCCTTTTGTCCAGGCCAATGTCTATTGAAAGTTCTCCAGTAGGACCATAATATTGCTCCAGGCAATTATATATAATCTTTAATAATTTGCTTATTCTGTTTTTAAGAATGATAACTGCTTCATCTGAGTACTTCATATAGCTTTTAAAAAAGGCTTCAAATTTTATGCTGGCAGCATGGGTCGTTATTGGTGCATTTTTATTACCAATACGAAGTGAAAGGGCTGCTATAACAATATCTCCATGACCATTCTTTTGCAGCTCGGCTCTCATATCTACAATACTATTATCTATTTCAACTAAATCAATAGCCTCCTGAATAAGGAAGCTCCTTTTCCCATAAAACTTCTGGACTTCATTAACAAGGTTGTTAAAATCATCAGTTTTAATAATATGGAGCCTATTAATATAATACTTAATTTCATAACCTCCTAAAGGCAGCTTGGAAATGCTCAGTACGCCTCTTCCAAGACTACTCTGGCATTCTTTTAAATAGACCTTTGAATACATTTTGAGCATTTTTTTAAGGTCATCAGGTGTACTATAGTAGATTGTGTCTGGTAAATGAGGTCCTATGCTTTTGTTCTGTGATAAATAATTATAGACTTCCCATTTGTTAAAGGTGAACAAGTAGTTTAAAGTCCTGATATCTCGCCTTTCCAACTGTTTTAAAAAGACATTATTTAATTTGTGCTCTTTTTTTGTGCCATATGATTTATAAACTACGTCAGGATAGGGGAGTTTGTGACGTTCCCATCTACCCAAGACTTTATTATAAGCAATTCCATATACTAAATTTTCATGTAGGTCATTTATAGAGAAAAAGTAGATGGTAGTTTTGGCTTCTTCATTAGCCCTGAGCAGACATAAATGCTTTTTCAAAGGTTCTTGCCTTTCGATCAGCTTGGCAGCATGATTATCTTTAATAAGTATCCCTACAATAGGTCTAGCATAAGTTTTTGATAAGCAATAACCATCATTCATTTAAAATTCACCTTTCCCTCACTTACCATTTATAGTATGTTAAAATGGATTAAACCAAGTAATTAATCGTCTTACCAGTATTTTATTATGTACAATGCTCCCTGGTGTCAATATTTTGATTTTAAAGTGGCAGGTGTGGAAGGTGAAGGTTGACAGGTTAATATCTATTTTAATTCTCTTGTTACGGAGACAAAGGGTCCAGGCCAGAGAACTTGCCGGGATGTTTGAGGTTTCAGTAAGAACTATACTTAGAGATGTTGAGACGCTAAATCTAGCAGGAATTCCAGTAGTGACCTATCAAGGAGTAAACGGCGGTATAGGGCTTGCTGAAGGCTATCGGCTTGATAGGAGTATCCTTACCTCTGATGATATGGCCGCAATAATAACATCTCTAAGGGGACTTACTGGAACTATACCTGATACCAGGCATGATGTGCTGGTAGAGAAACTTAAGAATACCCTTACCCAATCCCAGCTCGAGGGGCTCATGAGAAAGTCCAATCAGTTGATAATTGATTATGAACCCTGGGGAGAATCTGTTTTTTTAAGAAAAAAGTTAGCCGATATTCGCAGTGCTATTGAAAATGGTAGGAAGATTCAGTTTGCATATTCTGATTCAACCAGTCGGAAAACTAATCGTAAGGTGGAGCCATATTCTCTCGTTTTAAAGGGACAGAACTGGTATTTATACGCCTGGTGTATGCTGAGAAGTGACTTCAGACTGTTCAAGATTTCAAGAATTAAAGAGATGGTTATATTAGAAACAGGGTTTGAACCGCGGGATTTGCCCATGGATCACAGGAATTGGGAAAGGCAGTGGCAGAAGACTGATAAGATGATTAGATTAGAGCTTATTTTTGAATCAGATATGGAAGAAAATATAGAAGAGTATTTTGGAAATGATTATACTATTACTGAGAAGGGTAAGATCAGGCTTTACTTGGAGCTTCCAGAAAACACCTGGTTATATGGTTTCTTGCTAAGCTTTGGTGATAGGGTTGAGGTTATTAATCCCCCTCATATCCGTTCCATTATTACGTCAACAGCGGAAAAAATTTGTAATATATATAAACAACCATGACATACTGTTGTCATGGTTATAATTGTATAATGGAGAAAAAAGCTAAGGAGGCAGTATTTATGGAATACAAATTTGAAATATTTAAGCAAGAAGCTCAACCTGTATTATCAATTCGTAAAAGAACATCAGTTGACAAATTATCTGATGAAATAGGCAAGGCCTATGGAGTAATAATGGAGTATATGAATGAAGTGGGAGAGCAGCCACTTGAAGCACCCTTTGTTGCATATTATAACTTGGACATGAGTGATTTAGATGTGGAAATGGGGTTTCCAGTCTCAAAGCCTATTGCTGGAAGGGGAGACATAAACCAGAGTAAGATCCCAGCAAGCAGGTGTGTTTCTTATCTTTACAAGGGGCCTTATAATGGAATGGAACCCGTTTACAATGCCATGACACAGTGGATTGCCGAACAAGGTTACACACCCACGGGAATTGCATATGAATACTACTTTAATTCCCCTAATGAGGTGCCAGAAAGTGAACTACTGACTAAAATAGTATTTCCTCTTAAATAAAGTAATAAGCAATAAATTGTAGAAAGTGGGTGAAAGGTGCTAATGTGTGATTTAATTCAGGATCCAACCCATACTCCCACCTTTGATGAAATATCCAGTTATATAAATAATACGGCAAGGGCACTTTGGGAGGATATGAATACCTTTATTAAGAATACCTATAAAGCAGCAACTAGAATTACGTACAGTAAATGCTCAGCCAAGCCCGGGTGGAATGTAAAATACCAGAAATCAGGCAAGTCCCTCTGCACCCTTTATCCAGAGAAAGAGTCCTTTGTTGTTCTTGTAGTTATAAAAACAGACCTAACAGAAGCGGTGGAGGCCATGCAGGTAGACTATCAACCAGAGGTTTTAGAAATTGTTAGGACTGCCAAGCCCTTTAATGGGACATTGTGGCTGATGATACCAGTAGTGTCAGAGAAGGTATTGGAAAATGTCAAGCAGCTTTTGCTCCTCAAGCATGGAGTTAACACCAGATTTTGAGATTAAAAGACCATTATTACAGGCTAACCCTAATGGGGAAGAAATCCTACCATTAGGGTCTATTTTTTAGCCATAAAGTGCATCAAAAACTTCATAATCAGGGTATTTACAGCAATAGCCATGGCTATTGTACCTGCAGCAAGCATGGCATGGGTTCCAGTTTGTACAGCGGCAGTGTAGTCATTTTGCACAGCAAACTGCATTGTTTTATAAAGACCTAAACCTGGAACTAGAGGAATCACTGCAATGGTTATAAAAGTGGTAGTGGCCATTTTCATTACCCTTGCTGCTATTTCACTTAAGGCTGCCATTACAAAAGTACCAAGAAAATATCCTGTAAGGCCTGCCCCTATTATGGTATTGGAGAGCATAAACACCAGGTATCCAATACCTGCTATGCTTGCTGTAACAAGAACTGAGCGCCTGGGTACATTAAACAAGAAGGAAAAAAACAAGGCAGCCAGAAACGCATAGAAAACTTGTTGGACCATTATAGACTAAAGCCTCCCCCCATTAATAACCATGTTTTTAGAACAATCATTACACCTACTGCCAGGGCAACGGCCACAATTAAAGCCTCAGTACCACGGGCAATCCCTGAAACCAGATCACCTCTCATGGAATCCCGGATAGCATTAGTCATTGCCAGTCCAGGTAATAATGGCATTATTCCACCACTGATGATAAGCTCGAGGTTGCCCGTGGAGAAGATCTGAGTTGCTGCTATGGCTATTAAGGCAGTGATAATACCTCCTGTTAAGCTAATAATAAAATGAAACATGTCCTCCCTTTTGAAAAAGAAAGCTGCAAGCTGAACTATTGCGCCGCTAAATGCTGCAATAGAAAAATCAAAAAGACCACCACCAAAAAGCAGGGTAAAAAAGCCAGCCGACAAACCTGCAGCCAATGTGGGATATAACCTTTTTTCCGGTGAAGCGGCCAGCATGTCCTCTAACTGCAGTATTGCTTGATCTAAGGTTATGATGCCGGATGTAATCTGCCGAGAAATGGTATTGGCAGAGTTTACCTTTGCAAGATCTACAGTGCGTTTTTTTACCCTTTTTATGACTGTATGGTTATTAGAAACACCATTTAAGGACACGGAGATAAATACACCTGTAGGAATAACAATTGCTTCAACCTCTTTAAAGCTGAAGCTTTGGCAGATGCGCATAATTGTATCCTCAACCCGATAGGTTTCAGCACCATTTTCCAACATAATTTGGGAAATGAGCTTGGCTGTCTTTAATATTTTGTTTATATCCATCTCAGTACTGGATTTCAAAGGTTTCAAAAGAATGCCACCTTTTAAATTGTATACAAATATTCTTCCATAACTTTACCATGAAATCACTTCTTCTGCCACTACTGCTTTATGTATACTAGAAAAGCAAGTTATAGGCAAGACATTTTAACTTATGGGAGGTATAACCACAGGTTGAAGAATATCTAATTTTAATTATTGAACAAATACCCAGGTGTATAACAAAAAATTATCATTAGTTAATAAATTATAAGGTTCACAGGCTTATAAAAGCCATGTGAACTTTTATTTTTCTATAATATGGGAGATTTAAATTCTAAACTCTTACATACATATATTATTAATCCCACAATTATTAATTGCCTGGGTCAGGGTGACCTCTAATAAGGTTTAACTAAAAAGGGGAGGTTGAAAAAAGTATGGTAGAGTTTTCAGAGATAATTAAGAAGAGCAGGGAAGAGAGAAGAAAGGATAAATTTAAAGGTACTTTTTTAGACTATCTTGAGATATTAAAAGAGGATCCATCTATATGTAAGCTAGCCCATAAAAGAATGTATGACATTATCATGAGCAAAGAGGTAGAGGTGATTAATACCAATGAAAATCCAAGATTAAGAAGAATTTATGGAAATACAGTTATTAAAAAATACAATATATTCAAAGCTGATTTTTTTGGTATAGATAAAACTCTAATGGAAATAGTTAAGTATTTTCATTCAGCAGCCATGGAAGGAGAGGAATCTCGTCAGGTTTTGTATCTTGTAGGTCCTGTAGGTGCTGGAAAATCATCCTTAATGGAAGCCTTTAAAAAAGCTCTGGAAATGAGTGAGCCTATATATGCAATAAAGGGCTGTCCCATTAGAGAAGAACCACTCCATCTTCTTCCTAGACATTTAAGAGAGAAGTTTGAAGAACTTTTAGGTATAAGAATTGAAGGAGATTTATGTCCTGTCTGCAGGTATAGGTTAATAACTGACTATAATGGGGAATTTGAAAGATTTCCTGTGGAGACAGTAGAATTCAGCATACGTGGCCGTAAAGGCATTGGGGTAGTGCCGCCGGTTGATCCCAATAATCAAGATACTTCGGTGCTCATTGGATCTGTGGATATTTCAAAGCTAGATCTATACCCAGAGGATGATCCCAGGGTCATGTCCCTGAATGGTGCTTTTAATGTAGGAAATAGAGGAATTGTTGAGTTTATTGAAGTTTTTAAAAATGAGATTGAATATTTGCATGCAATGATTACGGCTACTCAGGAAAAGAGCATTCCATCTCCAGGAAAGGGTTCCATGATTTATTTTGATGGTATAATTCTAGCCCACTCTAATGAGGCAGAGTGGAATAAATTTAAGGCAGATCATACCAATGAAGCAATACTGGATAGGATTGTGAAAATAGAGGTTCCCTATTGCCTTGAGCTTGCTGAAGAAATAAAGATTTACAAAAAGATTATTAAAAAAAGCAGATTTAGTGCCCACATTGCACCCCATACCATTGAAGCCGCTTCCATGTTTGCCATATTAACAAGACTTGCTCCTTCGGCAAAGGTGGACCCCCTTACAAAGCTCAAAATATATAATGGAGAAGAGATTGTAGAAAAGGGCAGCACCAAGAAAGTGGATATTATGGAGTTAAGAGAAGAAGCACCTAGGGAGGGAATGGCTGGCATATCTACAAGATTTATAATGAAAGCTTTGGATATTGCCATGACAGAATCGGAGCATAACTGTATTAATCCCATAGGTGTTCTTGAAGTATTGATAAAATCTGTAAAGAATCTAGCTATACGAGATGATGACAAGAAAAAATATTTGAACTTTCTACAGGATACAATTAAAAAAGAGTATCATAAGATACTTGAAAAGGAAGTTACTAAAGCCTTTATACATGGCTATAGAGAGCAGGCCGAGGATTTATTTAATAATTATTTGGACCATGCAGAAGCATATGTAAACAAAACTAAAATTAAAGACAAGAGCACCGGGGAAGAACTGCAGCCAGATGAGAAATTTTTAAGGTCCATTGAAGAGCAAATAAATATACCTGATAGTGCAGCAAAGGGCTTTAGACAGGATGTTACCACCTATATGTTTTATGTTATGAGAAGTGGCGGGAAAATAGATTATGCCAGCTATGAGCCTTTAAAAGAGGCTATTGAATCTAAATTAACAGTATCAGTTAAAGAATTGAGCAGAGTTATAACCCGCAGCAAGGTACGTGACGAGGAGCAAAATCAAAAATATAATGCCATGGTTGAAGAAATGAAAAGAAATGGTTATTGTGACCATTGCTGCAACGTTATCCTAAAATATGCTGCAAACAACCTGTGGAAGGATTAATCAGCTGAATTGGGGGGAGGGAAAAGGTGACTATATTTAGGGAGTTTGACAGTAGTGGACGTGATCGGTCTGCAGAGGATAGACGACGCCACAGACAGCTGGTGGAGGACTCTATTAAGAAAAATATAGGCAATATTATTGCGGAAGAGAGTATTATTGGTCAGAGTAAAGATAAGAAAATAAAAATTCCCATTAAAGGAATCAAGGAATACAAATTTGTATATGGAAAAAACAAGCCCGGGGTTGGTTCTGGGGATGGCAGCGAAAAAAGGGGAGATATAGTTGGGCGGGAAGAAATAGAAAATGGAGGTTCAGGTAAGGA
Above is a window of Desulfitibacter alkalitolerans DSM 16504 DNA encoding:
- a CDS encoding TraB/GumN family protein; this encodes MTSSNVTRLEMDGREIILIGTAHVSKKSADEVEEIIQQEQPDTVCVELCQARYQGITDADRWKNTDIVKIIKEGKALILLINLILSSYQKRLARQFGIQPGQEMIQGIKSAQEIGATLCLADRDLHTTMRRLWRRLGFIGKMKLFFQLMMSMFVNEEISEEELEKMKSQDMLTSALDELSKSFPEFKSIVIDERDKYLAQKIKDAPGSKIVAVLGAGHVPGIKDELFKDNDLEDLSKVPPPSKVMKVIAWSIPVIIIAIIASTFSVDRSAGVDQMISWILWNGSLGALGTLLAFGHPFSILTAFVVAPISSLSPLLAAGWFAGLTEALVRKPSVKDFESLSEDVHSIKGFWRNKVTHILLVVVFANLGSTLGTVIGGADVIRHFINTFFG
- a CDS encoding DUF2220 domain-containing protein; amino-acid sequence: MDFKAHILNSLLDKYENSLHYQGKAKINRKITFSINQKSLPWYYDGEQPHLKKAIHQIVDQLSSQGIIFYKWLPYEKGNLLDCVWLNLEKIELAYKAVVRIPKRDQVREAVLELEDMLSVIKLRWLRDFIMDCLEELKEKQNFPLLLPLQKVQRDLLFRTFKGLEDKNDAVILERIFSIKYLGHSKAFQKEVKRLLTKIANQYLIKSPDYTEDEIIAELGIEKNSEEILVWGPISLQYGDTIIDYSKIPFGGVIDAKYLQDISISMTNVSKVITVENKTNFHYMVAQGDDEASRNSQLLIYVGGFPGPKKRQLLEKLYNMNPAISFYHWGDIDLGGFKIFNILSKVIPILEPLFMDEDTLLKYKDYCDEIDNRYIKQLEILMKNENYKTFWPVIKIMIRKKIRLEQEALLTEDKLGI
- a CDS encoding DUF3788 domain-containing protein; translated protein: MCDLIQDPTHTPTFDEISSYINNTARALWEDMNTFIKNTYKAATRITYSKCSAKPGWNVKYQKSGKSLCTLYPEKESFVVLVVIKTDLTEAVEAMQVDYQPEVLEIVRTAKPFNGTLWLMIPVVSEKVLENVKQLLLLKHGVNTRF
- the asnS gene encoding asparagine--tRNA ligase; this translates as MEKVFVRQLVRDTSRYANKEVRLEGWIRSNRDQKSFGFISLNDGTHFNTIQVVYEKNMLSNYDEVARLRVGSAVQVKGLLAETPQAKQPFEIKAAEIILEGDSPEDYPIQPKRHTREFLREVAHLRPRTNLFTAVFRVRSILAFAVHRFFQEKGFIYVNSPIITASDAEGAGEMFRVTTLDPKKPPLTEDGQVDFSKDFFARKTNLTVSGQLEAEVFALAFRDVYTFGPTFRAENSNTARHAAEFWMIEPEIAFADLQDNMRLAEEMMKYIISYVLENAREEMEFFNEFVEKGLKEKLQKIINSEFAQISYGEAIKILQESEQEFEYPAEWGKDLQTEHERYLTEMAFKKPVFVINYPKEIKAFYMRLNDDGKTVAAMDLLVPGVGEIIGGSQREERLEVLENRMKEFNIEKEELWWYLDLRKYGGVKHAGFGLGFERALMYITGVSNIRDVVPFPRTVKSCHF
- a CDS encoding threonine/serine exporter family protein, yielding MKPLKSSTEMDINKILKTAKLISQIMLENGAETYRVEDTIMRICQSFSFKEVEAIVIPTGVFISVSLNGVSNNHTVIKRVKKRTVDLAKVNSANTISRQITSGIITLDQAILQLEDMLAASPEKRLYPTLAAGLSAGFFTLLFGGGLFDFSIAAFSGAIVQLAAFFFKREDMFHFIISLTGGIITALIAIAATQIFSTGNLELIISGGIMPLLPGLAMTNAIRDSMRGDLVSGIARGTEALIVAVALAVGVMIVLKTWLLMGGGFSL
- a CDS encoding helix-turn-helix transcriptional regulator, giving the protein MKVDRLISILILLLRRQRVQARELAGMFEVSVRTILRDVETLNLAGIPVVTYQGVNGGIGLAEGYRLDRSILTSDDMAAIITSLRGLTGTIPDTRHDVLVEKLKNTLTQSQLEGLMRKSNQLIIDYEPWGESVFLRKKLADIRSAIENGRKIQFAYSDSTSRKTNRKVEPYSLVLKGQNWYLYAWCMLRSDFRLFKISRIKEMVILETGFEPRDLPMDHRNWERQWQKTDKMIRLELIFESDMEENIEEYFGNDYTITEKGKIRLYLELPENTWLYGFLLSFGDRVEVINPPHIRSIITSTAEKICNIYKQP
- a CDS encoding PrkA family serine protein kinase, producing the protein MVEFSEIIKKSREERRKDKFKGTFLDYLEILKEDPSICKLAHKRMYDIIMSKEVEVINTNENPRLRRIYGNTVIKKYNIFKADFFGIDKTLMEIVKYFHSAAMEGEESRQVLYLVGPVGAGKSSLMEAFKKALEMSEPIYAIKGCPIREEPLHLLPRHLREKFEELLGIRIEGDLCPVCRYRLITDYNGEFERFPVETVEFSIRGRKGIGVVPPVDPNNQDTSVLIGSVDISKLDLYPEDDPRVMSLNGAFNVGNRGIVEFIEVFKNEIEYLHAMITATQEKSIPSPGKGSMIYFDGIILAHSNEAEWNKFKADHTNEAILDRIVKIEVPYCLELAEEIKIYKKIIKKSRFSAHIAPHTIEAASMFAILTRLAPSAKVDPLTKLKIYNGEEIVEKGSTKKVDIMELREEAPREGMAGISTRFIMKALDIAMTESEHNCINPIGVLEVLIKSVKNLAIRDDDKKKYLNFLQDTIKKEYHKILEKEVTKAFIHGYREQAEDLFNNYLDHAEAYVNKTKIKDKSTGEELQPDEKFLRSIEEQINIPDSAAKGFRQDVTTYMFYVMRSGGKIDYASYEPLKEAIESKLTVSVKELSRVITRSKVRDEEQNQKYNAMVEEMKRNGYCDHCCNVILKYAANNLWKD
- a CDS encoding YheC/YheD family protein; the protein is MNDGYCLSKTYARPIVGILIKDNHAAKLIERQEPLKKHLCLLRANEEAKTTIYFFSINDLHENLVYGIAYNKVLGRWERHKLPYPDVVYKSYGTKKEHKLNNVFLKQLERRDIRTLNYLFTFNKWEVYNYLSQNKSIGPHLPDTIYYSTPDDLKKMLKMYSKVYLKECQSSLGRGVLSISKLPLGGYEIKYYINRLHIIKTDDFNNLVNEVQKFYGKRSFLIQEAIDLVEIDNSIVDMRAELQKNGHGDIVIAALSLRIGNKNAPITTHAASIKFEAFFKSYMKYSDEAVIILKNRISKLLKIIYNCLEQYYGPTGELSIDIGLDKRDHLWFIENNCLSSKVSFYKAYDMNTIHKSYVNLLEYAKFLYKTKLGLRQ
- a CDS encoding GyrI-like domain-containing protein is translated as MEYKFEIFKQEAQPVLSIRKRTSVDKLSDEIGKAYGVIMEYMNEVGEQPLEAPFVAYYNLDMSDLDVEMGFPVSKPIAGRGDINQSKIPASRCVSYLYKGPYNGMEPVYNAMTQWIAEQGYTPTGIAYEYYFNSPNEVPESELLTKIVFPLK
- a CDS encoding threonine/serine exporter family protein, giving the protein MVQQVFYAFLAALFFSFLFNVPRRSVLVTASIAGIGYLVFMLSNTIIGAGLTGYFLGTFVMAALSEIAARVMKMATTTFITIAVIPLVPGLGLYKTMQFAVQNDYTAAVQTGTHAMLAAGTIAMAIAVNTLIMKFLMHFMAKK